The DNA window AACTCCCTTTAACGTGACATTTTTACCAaaaataggttttttttttactacaATACTGAATACCGTACTATAAATAATTTCCGAAGACAGCATTCGATAACTAATCCgaaatttggtattttaaagGTCGAGCAAATTGGTACCACTGTCAGGCTAGTTGGATTTCTGACGGTTAACAAAAAAGTTCATTTGTCAAAGTCGGTTTATAAAATGCCTAATTTTTAATACAAcccaaagtaaaaataaaaactttagtaTGCAGATAGTTCATAGATTTCATTAGTTTTGtcttaaataaagttttattccTGATAAGCACTTGTAAGTTGGTTTATTTCATCAAAACATTTGTCAAAATACGGGGGATTTAGCAACCGTGATTTTCTTGTTCGTGGAAATTTGGTTGGAAGGGATTTCTGTGAAcctttttaagaaaaaaataaacaaatattttacaagaAAAACATTCGTATTTCCGAGGTATCACCCTAAAATACATGTATTCTGAAAGATTACACACGTTTGATTGGGCTATTCGAAAGTACTATTTACTTATTTCGAAGTAAGCaagcattttttaaaaccattaaaCACTTTGTACGTCATTTGTTCCGTTGAAGTACAGCTTCCCTGGCTTGCATGTCATATTTTAACAGATCACATAAATAACCTAACAAactcaaaacattttttaaatgacgGGTAGTGTAACCAAATGTCCGAATGGAAAAAAAACTCCCTACCGGCAAACAGAAAACTGGAACTCACGCGAAATCCACAACGGTCACACAACTGCCTCAGCACCTCGTTCCGTTTGAAAAATCCATCCAAAATGAGTAAATACAACTCAAAGTACCTCGAGGAGAAGCTCAAGAGGGAGCTGCAGGCGGAGTACGTGAGTGTGACAGACGAGTCGGACGGCTGCGGCGGCAAATTCAGCGCCGTAATCGTGACACCCGCCTTCAACGGCAAGACCCTGCTGCAAAAACATAGATTAGTGAACTCCACGCTGGCTGAAGAACTGAAAGAAATCCATGCATTCTCCCAGAAATCGTACACGCCCGAAGAGTGGGAGAAAGTGAAAGCCCAATAGTAGTAGCCAAacaccaaaaacaacacaataCACAGACatacaacaacaaacacaagcCGCAATAACCTGTTGTTCGTTTGTTGGTAGTTGCGCTTTTGCGTGTGACGAGATCCGATCGAAGAAACGAAACCCGAAAAAACGGCAGTCGAACAAAGAAAGTGAAGGGGAAAGCACAGGAATCGGCACTCAGCTTCAGGAGTTACCAGATAAACAACGCAAACGATCCGCTAAATGCATACGTtacataaaaaacaccaatAAAAGTTTAAGTACTCTCGAGAGGTCGTCTGCTGCAAAGGCATTAGCATTACAAATTCAAAAAGCTGATAAACAGATAGCTGAATTCAAACGGAAAACAATACACTGAGATCAGCTCGAACAATGCTCAAGTTCCAGGTCCATTCTCCGGGCAAGGTCATCCTCCACGGCGAACACGCAGTTGTTTATCATCGTCCCGCCCTCGCCGCTGTAGTGGGTTTGGGCACCACCCTGAGGTTCCGCCAGTTGGAGGCTAGCCATGTGGCAAGTTTCCAGCTGGAGGCGCTCAATTGCACCTTGGAGATCCAGTTAACCGAGTTTAACACCTTCCTGTCTGAATTTAGGAGTAAATACCCTTCAGACAGCACAGCCAAGCTTCTAGAAGCCGTTCGTGCGGAGGTTTCCAAACAGCTGGAGCGATCCGGAGGCAGTGCGCCCAAGCAGCACACCCAGAGGGCCTTCGTCTCCATCTATTACTTGCTGGCCGGCGCTTTACTCTCTGCACCCGGCGATCCACAACTGACACTGCAAACCGGTTTCCAGGTGCAGGTAGACAGCCAGTTGAACGTGGGCGCGGGTTTGGGCAGTTCCGCCTCGTTTGGCGCCGCTTTGGCCACGACTTTCCTCATTTTGGCAGGCCACTTCGACAGAGACGGCTACTTGACGGAGGAAAACCAGGCATTGATCTCCAGTTGGGCCTTTGAATCGGAGCGAGTTAACCACGGCACGCCTTCGGGTCTGGACAACACAGTATGCACGTATGGTGGAATGTTGCGGTATGTCAAGGGGCAGGGTTTTCAGTCGCTGAAGATTCAGAAACCCCTAAACATTCTGCTAGTGGACAGTCGTGTGAGCCGCAGTACCGCGGATATAGTGGCTAAGGTTCGTCACTTGGGCGAAGCCTTCCCTCAGCTCATCGAAGCCATTTGGCAGGCCTGCGAGGAGTTGGTCACTGCCGCCGTTCCGCTCTACGAAAGCTTTGGCAACGCAAAGGATGACAGCGCTAAGTTCGAGCAGCTGGAACGTCTGTTCCAGATTAACAATGATCTGTTAAAGGCTATTGGAGTATCGCACCCGAAGCTGGAACAGATTTTTACCATTGCCTTTAAACGGGGTTTTTTTTCTAAGCTAACAGGCGCCGGTGCTGGTGGCTATGTGATCGTCTTGCTGCCTGAAAACTACGAGTGCAATGAGGTTTACTGGAAGCTCAAGGAGGAGCTCGAGTCGGCGGGTTTTGGGGTCCACGTAACGACGGCCGGAGGCGGTGGATTGCGCGTTGCCccactggatgactgatgCGGTCTGGTTTTGTATTGCTATTGTATGTATTCGTGGTTTTGttataacataaaaataaagaattataaatgtattttgtacgTTGATGAGGTTTGTTAGCGCTGGCTTCTGTCTCGGGTTTTGTAGACGATTCCACGATTCTTCATGTCCCTCAATGTGGACTGCGGCAGAGTTCCGGAAACAGAAATGGCATAGATGCCGCGGGTAAATCGAGCTGAGGATTGGTAAACCAAGAATAATATAGTACTCCATGGAACCGAAGTAAAGACTTTACCCAGTCGCTGCCACTTGGCCACCCAGGAGTCAGTAGGCGTGGTCAGGGCAATAATTCCGTCAAAATTGTTGCTCGTATGATCGTACACGTTATCCTTGTTGTTCTTCATGCGCAGGAACTCCTCACAGTTTTCGCACCCATCAGTCTCAAATTGATCAAAACTCTGAAAATAGGGTCTTAAAAAGTGCCGGACCAGAGAAAGGAAAGACCTACTTTCACCAGGGAGCAAACGAGGCAGGCGCGCAGTCCTCGCAGATCCTTGGGAATCGCGTCAAAGGCCATctttatttgttaaataattgttttaatgATAAAATTCACGAGCACCGCAAGCACCGTGCAAATCCCATCCAAGCCACGACACTATCAGAGTGACCGTACGGCTAAAATCGATAACTGCCGGTCACACCCGACCAAACTGTCAGGAACGTTTTCACGACTTGAATTTGTTATTAGACAAGATGATAGCTTTAAGATGTGTATCCACATGTTGTGTGCTCTGAAAATAAGGCCTTCACGAGAGAatgtacatttaattttaaaactggTAACCTTTGGTATttcagtttaaaatattaaaatatttaaacaatttttaaacattttaagataacaagaaaattttaaaagatttttaacgAATTTCCAACAATATCAAGTTACTTTGGACGTGGCTTAGTGCGCTTGTTCTTGTAATAGTCCTCGATCACTTCGAAGTATATGAAAACCAACCCCAAATGTTTTGAAGGCTTGGCAcctgaaaaattaaaagcaattttGTAATTCTGCAAAGGAAGAGTCGGCAAGGACACCTCATCCAAATGAAACTCGCGTGCAAACAAATGGCCctgtaaaataaaactttgtctCTATTCAAAAGAGTATGTTGTCAAAGCTTACCGTAAAGGGACAACTGTGATTCACGTTAGTCCAGGTCTCCAAATGATTTATGGCAtacttttccaaaaaaaatcgtttcgttttatttttcagaaGTTGGCAAATATCAAAGCTAAATTTGACGGCAAAGGGTTTGTAAAGATTTGAAGAATCTTTATAAAAGACTTCTACTGTCATCTAGAAAACTCCGaaattattacaattttaaaatggatGCACCTAATCACCTTAATATCAGTTAAAATGTCTTTAATATCACAATCCATGTTCATTACCGATCGAGTCCAGTTTATGGGCTTTAAATCACACGAGACATTGCTAAAGTAGGCCTCATTAGCAATGCACTCGCTCTTCCTAATTTTGTAGGAGTATCCGATGGCAAACGACTAAAAAGGTATcgttaaaaatgaatttatgcTAAACTAAAAACGTTTGCGAAATCCAATCtccaaaacaatattttgcCGAACATGTGTTTATATGATTTTTTCGATTTAACAACGTACAAATGTGTTtgccagaaaaaataaaatgagcaAATATTTATGCGACACATCTGTCCACTTTGCCATCTTCGGCGTAAATAAGGGAACCCTACCAAAACGCCCCAAAACAAACactaattacattttaataactttatttgatTAAATGTCGTAATTTCACGCGTGGCAAAGTTTGAAAACGATAGTCCGAAAACCGATTCCCGATAGTAGGCGGATATCGAAGGCACATATGGGTGAACACttcattatttgttttttttttaatgatcttcataaaaatgtttctattATAATTCACACTGCTATGAAAATAGTATCTTTTTTACATACTACAGCTTTCTTACTtagtaaaatgttaaataacaGCCCCTCGATGAACTCACGCGTACGCCCATGGCAATCAGCTGTTACGCGGTTGTTGTGGGTGTGGAACAGGCGAGCGCCGAAAGCGGACAGGACAGGAAAGAAAGTAAAACAGCGACTCGCGAGCTCCATTATATGTACTTTACCCGCAAGGAGCCCGTTGGAACACACACCCCACGCACTCTCCCACCATGTCCTCCTCCTCGACGTCCAGTCCCACGGACAACAGCTCGCACGGATCGGTGGCGCTGTCCTCGGCACTGAATCCCTCATTGAACCCGGTCTCCGAATCGAATACCAGTAGCCAGAAGCCATTTTCCCTCTCCGAACGGCTGAACTTTGAGATCTACCGTTACTCCAGCTATTCGCCCAACTATCTGCCCGAGTAAGTAGaacaaagaaagagaaaaataaaatggatgCCCCGGATTTCGTAACTGTGAAATGCGCATCTTTTTAAATTCCACTCCCTCCGATCCGCAGAAACGTCCTGGTGGACTGTCCCAACGATCAAACCTCCAGGTGGTCGGCCTACACAAACAGCCCCCCGCAATTTCTCACCTTGAAGCTGCGCCGTCCCGCCATTGTGAAGAAAATCAAGTTTGGCAAGTTCGAGAAGTCGCATGTGTGCAACATTAAGAAGTTCCGCGTTTACGGGGGCTTGGAAGATGAGCACATGGTCCTGCTGCTTGAAGGGTAAGTTTTTCCGGAAGCTCTCAACCCGTATAAAGCAGGTGTATCTCCATTAGTGGCCTGAAAAACGACAACGTACCGGAAGTATTCAACCTGCGCTGCCTTACAGAAGACGGTTCGGAGAACCTGCCAATACTGTACCTCAAGATCGTGCCCCTGCTATCCTGGGGTCCGTCCTTCAACTTCAGCATCTGGTACGTCGAGCTGCACGGCCAGGACGACCCCATGTACACCAGCGCGCGCATGAAGAACTACAACGCTCTGCGCGAGTTGGAGATCATCAAATTATGTCTCAAACACTTCCGTCAGCAGGGCTACATGAATGCCTTTGGAGCACTCCAGGAGCAGACGAATGTACAACTGGAGCACCCGCTGATCAGCGAACTCCACAAATGTCTGGTAAGCAGAAAATACTTAGGGATAATCCCGGTACTGTACATATAAATCTTTAATTGGTACACGTTGTTTCATACACTCAACCAATTCTGCTGTAAGCGACTAAAAAGTGTCATCCAATACCTCGTAGGTTTTGCAGGGAGACTTTGAAAAGGCGGAGCGCTTCATAGTCGAGTGCATTGAAGAAGGTCTAATGGACGAGTATTTGAACAAACAGGACTACAAGCACAGCTGGCACTTGAAGTACACCGAAACCGACATGAAGCCTGGTTGGTATTCATCTCTTCATATACTGATTATTAGCTGACCATTTACTTTTTCAGGCAACCGCGGTGGTCATCAGCTGGTGGTTAATGCCAAAAAGAGACTGATTTATCTGTATGGTGGCTGGGATGGCTACCAGGACCTGAGCGACCTTTGGGTATTCAACATCGATAATGACCAGTGGTCCCTGCTGTCCGAGAGGTCAGAGCTTTCCAATGGACCCACCCCGCGATCCTGCCACAAAATGGTTTTTGACCCCATCAGCGAAAATGTATTCATGCTGGGTCGTTACCTGGACAACTCTATTCGCACTTCGGATTATATCAAGAGTGACTTTTACCTGTACGACACCAGAGCTGGGAACTGGATGCAGATCTGCGATGATACCAGCCAAGTTGGAGGACCACAGCTTGTCTACGACCACCAGATGTGCATGGATGCCGATAAGCGGACAATTTACGTATTTGGAGGCAAAATACTCACACCTCGCAGTGTTAATGCTACAGGAGCAATAGAACCAGAATATTCAGGCCTCTTTTCCTATCACATAGCCACAAATACCTGGGCACAGATACTGGTGGACTGTCACCACGCTAGCGCCTCCCTGGCAGATGTGATGTCCATCAAATCCAGGATCACTCATTGCATGGTTTTTCATAATGTAGGTAAAATTCACTTTATAAGCGGTGATTATATAACATTGT is part of the Drosophila biarmipes strain raj3 chromosome 2R, RU_DBia_V1.1, whole genome shotgun sequence genome and encodes:
- the LOC108029732 gene encoding uncharacterized protein LOC108029732 is translated as MSEWKKNSLPANRKLELTRNPQRSHNCLSTSFRLKNPSKMSKYNSKYLEEKLKRELQAEYVSVTDESDGCGGKFSAVIVTPAFNGKTLLQKHRLVNSTLAEELKEIHAFSQKSYTPEEWEKVKAQ
- the LOC108029731 gene encoding uncharacterized protein LOC108029731; amino-acid sequence: MLKFQVHSPGKVILHGEHAVVYHRPALAAVVGLGTTLRFRQLEASHVASFQLEALNCTLEIQLTEFNTFLSEFRSKYPSDSTAKLLEAVRAEVSKQLERSGGSAPKQHTQRAFVSIYYLLAGALLSAPGDPQLTLQTGFQVQVDSQLNVGAGLGSSASFGAALATTFLILAGHFDRDGYLTEENQALISSWAFESERVNHGTPSGLDNTVCTYGGMLRYVKGQGFQSLKIQKPLNILLVDSRVSRSTADIVAKVRHLGEAFPQLIEAIWQACEELVTAAVPLYESFGNAKDDSAKFEQLERLFQINNDLLKAIGVSHPKLEQIFTIAFKRGFFSKLTGAGAGGYVIVLLPENYECNEVYWKLKEELESAGFGVHVTTAGGGGLRVAPLDD
- the LOC108029733 gene encoding transcription elongation factor SPT4; amino-acid sequence: MAFDAIPKDLRGLRACLVCSLVKSFDQFETDGCENCEEFLRMKNNKDNVYDHTSNNFDGIIALTTPTDSWVAKWQRLARFTRGIYAISVSGTLPQSTLRDMKNRGIVYKTRDRSQR
- the LOC108029338 gene encoding LOW QUALITY PROTEIN: uncharacterized protein LOC108029338 (The sequence of the model RefSeq protein was modified relative to this genomic sequence to represent the inferred CDS: deleted 1 base in 1 codon; substituted 2 bases at 2 genomic stop codons), with the protein product MGVRSFAIGYSYKIRKSECIANEAYFSNVSCDLKPINWTRSVMNMDCDIKDILTDIKMTVEVFYKDSSNLYKPFAVKFSFDICQLLKNKTKRFFLEKYAINHLETWTNVNHSCPFTVSLTTYSFEXRQSFILQGHLFAREFHLDEVSLPTLPLQNYKIAFNFSGAKPSKHLGLVFIYFEVIEDYYKNKRTKPRPKXLDIVGNSLKIF
- the LOC108029721 gene encoding muskelin, encoding MSSSSTSSPTDNSSHGSVALSSALNPSLNPVSESNTSSQKPFSLSERLNFEIYRYSSYSPNYLPENVLVDCPNDQTSRWSAYTNSPPQFLTLKLRRPAIVKKIKFGKFEKSHVCNIKKFRVYGGLEDEHMVLLLEGGLKNDNVPEVFNLRCLTEDGSENLPILYLKIVPLLSWGPSFNFSIWYVELHGQDDPMYTSARMKNYNALRELEIIKLCLKHFRQQGYMNAFGALQEQTNVQLEHPLISELHKCLVLQGDFEKAERFIVECIEEGLMDEYLNKQDYKHSWHLKYTETDMKPGNRGGHQLVVNAKKRLIYLYGGWDGYQDLSDLWVFNIDNDQWSLLSERSELSNGPTPRSCHKMVFDPISENVFMLGRYLDNSIRTSDYIKSDFYLYDTRAGNWMQICDDTSQVGGPQLVYDHQMCMDADKRTIYVFGGKILTPRSVNATGAIEPEYSGLFSYHIATNTWAQILVDCHHASASLADVMSIKSRITHCMVFHNKHRKLYIYGGQRGKEDLDEFLSYDVDTQAISVLNKDHPHHGTTAGNEAKFEPSSGYTLRATIDCERDEIYIFSSLSKVKDRRDIQHIDASNSFWVYSLRSHKWSRIYYCRHSGQDANSINKMNILGASKGDGSLEPCPRYAHQLVYDDLTSTHYLFGGNPGICQQQQLRLDDFWLLRLEKPKREEILKHCRFLVRKMRYEEMTRQDPFKAMQYLRHHIAAVIDHSDAEQLNNFHKLASLLFKTHDSNLERECATPALSADAEDLETDPDVSTKIKDEVADGPATENISLESNESLISSVISETASSPSSSSCTKRARTECSAELRNKRAFLFNKLVQLMPPSMVQPERNLSDFVVI